From the genome of Metarhizium brunneum chromosome 4, complete sequence, one region includes:
- the Dctn5 gene encoding Dynactin subunit 5, with the protein MSRRPAKGDYIETDTGNKVARKAILVGTQNIMLGGKTVIQPEVMIRGDLVRTAPSSSSAPTSSTAVAIGRYCFLSRGVLLRPPGRLYKGVYTYMPLRLGDHVFVGQNTVVQAATVGNHVSIGRDCAVNEFAIVKDYVKILDGSVVPSSMVIPSFSVVAGRPARVVGELPEGALDDFELRDMYKTVGNNPQPAA; encoded by the exons ATGTCGCGCCGTCCAGCAAAAGGCGACTACATCGAAACC GACACGGGCAACAAGGTCGCCCGCAAGGCCATCCTCGTGGGCACGCAAAACATCATGCTCGGCGGCAAGACAGTCATCCAGCCCGAGGTCATGATCCGCGGCGACCTGGTGCGCACCgcgccctcgtcgtcctcggcgccCACGAGCtccaccgccgtcgccatcggCCGCTACTGCTTCCTCTCGCGCGGCGTGCTCCTCCGGCCCCCCGGCCGCCTGTACAAGGGCGTCTACACCTACATGCCCCTCCGGCTGGGCGACCACGTCTTTGTCGGCCAAAACACCGTCGTCCAGGCCGCCACCGTCGGCAACCACGTGTCCATCGGCCGCGACTGCGCCGTCAACGAgttcgccattgtcaaggacTACGTCAAGATCCTCGACGGCAGCGTCGTGCCCTCCTCCATGGTCATCCCTAGCttctccgtcgtcgccggccgccCGGCCAGGGTCGTCGGCGAGCTGCCCGAGGGCGCCTTGGACGACTTTGAGCTGCGCGACATGTACAAGACTGTTGGGAACAATCCGCAGCCGGCTGCGTAG
- the spm1 gene encoding Mitogen-activated protein kinase spm1 → MADLQGRKVFKVFNQDFIVDERYTVTKELGQGAYGIVCAAVNNQTSEGVAIKKVTNVFSKKILAKRALREIKLLQHFRGHRNITCLYDMDIPRPDTFNETYLYEELMECDLAAIIRSGQPLTDAHFQSFIYQILCGLKYIHSANVLHRDLKPGNLLVNADCELKICDFGLARGFSVDPEENAGYMTEYVATRWYRAPEIMLSFQSYTKAIDVWSVGCILAELLGGRPFFKGRDYVDQLNQILHILGTPNEETLARIGSPRAQEYVRNLPFMPKKSFPGLFPQANPDALDLLDKMLTFDPSSRISVEQALEHPYLHIWHDASDEPDCPTTFNFDFEVIDDVGEMRRVILDEVMRFRQLVRTVPGSNSMAGQGQPSAPAQIPMPQAGGQWTAEDPRPQEYVAHGNGLEQDLQAGLDASRR, encoded by the exons atggccgatCTCCAGGGACGCAAGGTCTTCAAGGTCTTCAACCAAGACTTCATTGTCGACGAGAGATACACTGTGACCAAGGAGCTGGGACAAGGTGCCTATGGCATTGTCTG TGCCGCCGTGAACAACCAGACGAGCGAGGGCGTTGCCATTAAGAAGGTCACCAATGTATTCAGCAAGAAGATTCTCGCCAAGCGGGCGCTGCGAGAGATTAAATTGCTGCAGCACTTCCGCGGCCACCGCAAT ATTACATGTCTGTATGACATGGACATTCCTCGCCCCGACACATTTAACGAGACGTACCTCTATGAAG AATTGATGGAGTGTGACCTGGCGGCCATCATCAGATCTGGCCAGCCCCTAACCGACGCCCATTTCCAATCTTTTATTTACCAAATCCTCTGCGGCCTCAAGTATATCCATTCAGCCAACGTGCTGCACCGTGACTTGAAGCCGGGCAATTTGCTGGTCAACGCCGACTGCGAGCTCAAGATTTGTGACTTTGGCCTTGCTCGTGGCTTCTCGGTCGACCCAGAAGAGAATGCTGGATACATGACGGAATACGTTGCCACTAGATGGTATCGAGCACCAGAGATCATGTTGAGCTTCCAGAGCTATACCAAGGCCA TCGATGTCTGGTCAGTTGGCTGTATCCTGGCCGAACTCCTCGGCGGACGACCCTTCTTCAAGGGCCGCGACTACGTCGACCAGCTGAACCAGATTCTGCACATCCTGGGAACGCCCAACGAGGAGACGCTCGCCCGCATCGGCTCGCCCCGCGCACAGGAATACGTCCGAAACCTCCCCTTCATGCCAAAGAAGTCATTCCCCGGCCTCTTCCCCCAGGCCAACCCTGACGCTCTCGATCTCCTCGACAAGATGCTCACCTTTGACCCGTCTTCCCGCATCAGCGTGGAGCAGGCCCTGGAGCACCCCTATCTTCACATCTGGCACGACGCCTCAGACGAGCCCGACTGCCCCACCACGTTCAACTTTGATTTTGAAGTCATTGACGACGTCGGGGAGATGCGCCGCGTGATTCTCGATGAAGTCATGCGCTTCCGACAGTTGGTCAGAACCGTGCCCGGCTCAAACTCCATGGCTGGCCAGGGCCAACCGTCGGCACCGGCACAGATTCCCATGCCCCAGGCGGGCGGTCAATGGACGGCAGAGGACCCGAGGCCGCAGGAGTATGTTGCCCACGGAAACGGGCTCGAGCAGGACCTCCAAGCGGGCCTGGATGCATCTAGGAGGTAA
- the stp1 gene encoding Low molecular weight phosphotyrosine protein phosphatase, whose amino-acid sequence MPEPVSVLFVCLGNICRSTMAEGIFQSLAKQPQYQGKIGRIDSCGTAAYHAGEDPDSRTMSTLEANGIADYEHAARRFKTTDFEVFDYIFAMDRSNLSDLQRLHKGNPDTKAKVMLFGEFSGTGKAEVVSDPYYGGRDGFEKAFEQCSRFSKNFIRDVIGE is encoded by the exons ATGCCAGAGCCTGTGTCGGTGCTCTTCGTCTGCCTGGGCAACATCTGCCGgtccaccatggccgagggCATCTTCCAGAGCCTAGCAAAGCAGCCGCAGTACCAAGGCAAGATTGGGCGCATCGACTCCTGCGGCACAG CTGCCTACCACGCGGGCGAGGATCCGGACTCGCGAACCATGTCGACGCTCGAGGCTAATGGGATTGCCGACTACGAGCACGCCGCTCGCCGG TTTAAAACGACGGATTTCGAAGTCTTTGACTACATCTTTGCCATGGACCGGTCCAATCTGTCTGACCTCCAGCGCCTGCACAAGGGCAACCCGGACACAAAGGCCAAGGTGATGCTCTTTGGGGAGTTTAGCGGCACGGGCAAGGCCGAGGTGGTGAGCGACCCTTACTACGGCGGGCGGGACGGGTTCGAAAAGGCGTTTGAGCAGTGCAGCAGGTTCTCCAAGAACTTTATCAGGGATGTCATCGGCGAGTAG
- the UPS1 gene encoding Protein UPS1: MVLTHTTAHTYSHPFPTVTLAYFLRYSSPQLNPFAAHVLSTDTISSYVDPETQRLHTTRIHLKKSRMPGAVYKLLPTSVTGGGSGDKASYILETSVVDIKEGWMQTESRNLNFTGVLSVVEQQHFKLPAEKVSSETDVTTSVIFRSRLGEKLRGKFGQAQQEGGLLSGFIGGWGAKGVQRSIESLASTKTLDQLGKSRDGMRLVLERIRNNGVIGVLESLRRERQRQALGA, translated from the coding sequence ATGGTCCTCACACACACGACCGCGCACACCTACTCTCATCCATTCCCGACCGTCACCCTTGCGTACTTCCTCCGCTACTCTTCTCCTCAGCTCAATCCCTTTGCCGCCCATGTGTTGAGCACCGACACCATCTCCAGCTATGTCGACCCCGAGACCCAGCGGCTCCATACTACCAGAATCCATCTGAAGAAGAGCCGTATGCCGGGAGCAGTGTACAAACTACTACCCACTAGCGTCacgggcggcggcagcggcgacaaGGCATCGTATATTCTCGAGACGAGCGTTGTCGATATAAAGGAAGGATGGATGCAGACCGAGAGCCGCAACCTCAACTTTACCGGTGTCCTCTCTGTTGTTGAGCAGCAACACTTCAAACTGCCGGCCGAGAAGGTGTCTAGCGAAACTGACGTGACAACGTCGGTCATCTTCCGGTCGAGACTGGGTGAAAAACTTCGGGGAAAGTTTGGTCAAGCTCAGCAGGAGGGCGGTCTGCTCTCTGGCTTCATCGGCGGCTGGGGTGCGAAAGGCGTCCAACGCAGCATCGAGAGCCTTGCTTCCACCAAGACTCTTGACCAGCTTGGCAAGAGCCGTGACGGCATGCGACTTGTCCTCGAACGAATTCGAAACAACGGCGTCATCGGAGTGTTGGAAAGCCTCCGACGGGAGCGCCAACGACAAGCATTGGGCGCCTGA